Proteins from one Nyctibius grandis isolate bNycGra1 chromosome 2, bNycGra1.pri, whole genome shotgun sequence genomic window:
- the CDADC1 gene encoding cytidine and dCMP deaminase domain-containing protein 1 isoform X3: MSAASTQTDSMAGQMPRLSKVNLFTLFSLWMELFPSSEQQKKSQKTMFNLFKNDCKRLQNEASNPMTSDDAKLDAKAVERLKSNSRARVCVLLQPLVCYMVQFVEETSTKFDFIQKIAKSQPDSNTDFYTACRQERIKEYESLFLISNEETHKQMLMTIGLENLCENPYFSNLRQNMKDLVLVLATVAASVPVFGCFGFYSSESRQTNETDHQGLPQEIARHCMIQARLLAYRTEDHKTGVGAIIWAEEKSRSCDGTGAMYFVGCGYNAFPVGSEYADFPHMDDKQKDREIRKFRYIIHAEQNALTFSACRCREIKPDERSMIFVTKCPCDECVPLIKGAGIKQIYAGDVDAGKKKADISYMKFGELEGVSKFTWQLNPLHTNALEFRDPTARENGVQKTKSLDDQQHQNKKLCLGHY; encoded by the exons ATGAGCGCGGCGAGCACGCAGACGGACAGCATGGCCG GTCAAATGCCAAGACTTTCTAAGGTCAATCTTTTTACTTTGTTCAGTCTCTGGATGGAGCTCTTTCCCTCATctgagcaacagaaaaaatCACAG aaaaccaTGTTCaacttgtttaaaaatgatTGTAAACG CTTGCAGAATGAGGCATCCAATCCCATGACTTCTGATGATGCAAAGCTAGATGCCAAAGCAGTAGAAAGACTGAAGTCAAACAGTCGTGCTCGCGTGTGTGTGTTGCTTCAGCCCTTGGTGTGCTATATGGTGCAATTTGTTGAAGAAACTTCCACCAAGTTTGACTTTAttcaaaaaatagcaaaatctcAGCCTGACTCGAATACTGACTTTTATACTGCATGTAGACAAGAGAGAATAAAAGAGTATGAAAGTTTATTCCtaatttcaaatgaagaaacGCACAAGCAAATGTTGATGACAATAGGACTGGAGAACCTCTGTGAAAATCCATACTTCAGCAACCTTAGGCAAAATATGAAAGATCTTGTCTTGGTCTTGGCGACAGTGGCTGCCAGTGTCCCTGTCTTTGGATGCTTTGGATTTTACAGCAGTGAATCACGGCAAACAAATGAAACAGACCATCAGGGTTTGCCCCAAGAAATTGCAAGGCACTGTATGATACAAGCCCGACTACTTGCCTACCGGACAG AGGATCATAAAACAGGAGTTGGAGCTATTATTtgggcagaagaaaaatca AGAAGCTGCGATGGAACAGGAGCAATGTATTTTGTAGGCTGCGGTTACAACGCCTTTCCTGTTGGATCCGAATATGCTGATTTTCCACACATGGATGATAAACAAAAAGATCGGGAAATCAGAAAGTTCAGATACATTATACATGCGGAGCAGAATGCCTTGACATTCAG tGCTTGTAGGTGTCGAGAAATAAAGCCAGATGAGAGAAGCATGATATTTGTGACAAAATGTCCGTGTGATGAATGTGTCCCTTTAATCAAAGGAGCTGGTATCAAACAGATCTATGCAGGCGATGTTGatgctggaaaaaagaaagcagacatATCCTATATGAAGTTTGGTGAACTAGAGGGTGTAAGCAAATTTACA TGGCAACTAAATCCATTGCACACTAATGCCCTTGAATTCCGGGACCccacagccagggaaa atggggtccagaaaacaaaatcactaGATGACCAGCAGCACCAAAACAAGAAACTGTGTCTTGGTCACTATTGA
- the CDADC1 gene encoding cytidine and dCMP deaminase domain-containing protein 1 isoform X1, protein MHGAEEAVAAGEPRMSAASTQTDSMAGQMPRLSKVNLFTLFSLWMELFPSSEQQKKSQVKKSGLVVVKNMKIIGLHCSSSDLHAGQIALIKHGSRLKNCDLYFSRKPCSTCLKMIVNAGVNRISYWPADPEISLQNEASNPMTSDDAKLDAKAVERLKSNSRARVCVLLQPLVCYMVQFVEETSTKFDFIQKIAKSQPDSNTDFYTACRQERIKEYESLFLISNEETHKQMLMTIGLENLCENPYFSNLRQNMKDLVLVLATVAASVPVFGCFGFYSSESRQTNETDHQGLPQEIARHCMIQARLLAYRTEDHKTGVGAIIWAEEKSRSCDGTGAMYFVGCGYNAFPVGSEYADFPHMDDKQKDREIRKFRYIIHAEQNALTFRCREIKPDERSMIFVTKCPCDECVPLIKGAGIKQIYAGDVDAGKKKADISYMKFGELEGVSKFTWQLNPLHTNALEFRDPTARENGVQKTKSLDDQQHQNKKLCLGHY, encoded by the exons ATGCACGGCGCGGAggaggcggtggcggcgggggaGCCGCGGATGAGCGCGGCGAGCACGCAGACGGACAGCATGGCCG GTCAAATGCCAAGACTTTCTAAGGTCAATCTTTTTACTTTGTTCAGTCTCTGGATGGAGCTCTTTCCCTCATctgagcaacagaaaaaatCACAG GTAAAGAAGAGTGGTCTAGTTGTGGTGAAAAACATGAAGATTATCGGTCTTCATTGTTCCAGTTCAGACTTGCATGCTGGCCAGATTGCACTCATTAAACACGGATCAAGACTTAAAAACTgtgatctttatttttccagaaaaccaTGTTCaacttgtttaaaaatgatTGTAAACG CTGGGGTGAACAGGATTTCTTACTGGCCTGCAGATCCTGAAATCAGCTTGCAGAATGAGGCATCCAATCCCATGACTTCTGATGATGCAAAGCTAGATGCCAAAGCAGTAGAAAGACTGAAGTCAAACAGTCGTGCTCGCGTGTGTGTGTTGCTTCAGCCCTTGGTGTGCTATATGGTGCAATTTGTTGAAGAAACTTCCACCAAGTTTGACTTTAttcaaaaaatagcaaaatctcAGCCTGACTCGAATACTGACTTTTATACTGCATGTAGACAAGAGAGAATAAAAGAGTATGAAAGTTTATTCCtaatttcaaatgaagaaacGCACAAGCAAATGTTGATGACAATAGGACTGGAGAACCTCTGTGAAAATCCATACTTCAGCAACCTTAGGCAAAATATGAAAGATCTTGTCTTGGTCTTGGCGACAGTGGCTGCCAGTGTCCCTGTCTTTGGATGCTTTGGATTTTACAGCAGTGAATCACGGCAAACAAATGAAACAGACCATCAGGGTTTGCCCCAAGAAATTGCAAGGCACTGTATGATACAAGCCCGACTACTTGCCTACCGGACAG AGGATCATAAAACAGGAGTTGGAGCTATTATTtgggcagaagaaaaatca AGAAGCTGCGATGGAACAGGAGCAATGTATTTTGTAGGCTGCGGTTACAACGCCTTTCCTGTTGGATCCGAATATGCTGATTTTCCACACATGGATGATAAACAAAAAGATCGGGAAATCAGAAAGTTCAGATACATTATACATGCGGAGCAGAATGCCTTGACATTCAG GTGTCGAGAAATAAAGCCAGATGAGAGAAGCATGATATTTGTGACAAAATGTCCGTGTGATGAATGTGTCCCTTTAATCAAAGGAGCTGGTATCAAACAGATCTATGCAGGCGATGTTGatgctggaaaaaagaaagcagacatATCCTATATGAAGTTTGGTGAACTAGAGGGTGTAAGCAAATTTACA TGGCAACTAAATCCATTGCACACTAATGCCCTTGAATTCCGGGACCccacagccagggaaa atggggtccagaaaacaaaatcactaGATGACCAGCAGCACCAAAACAAGAAACTGTGTCTTGGTCACTATTGA
- the CDADC1 gene encoding cytidine and dCMP deaminase domain-containing protein 1 isoform X2: MSAASTQTDSMAGQMPRLSKVNLFTLFSLWMELFPSSEQQKKSQVKKSGLVVVKNMKIIGLHCSSSDLHAGQIALIKHGSRLKNCDLYFSRKPCSTCLKMIVNAGVNRISYWPADPEISLQNEASNPMTSDDAKLDAKAVERLKSNSRARVCVLLQPLVCYMVQFVEETSTKFDFIQKIAKSQPDSNTDFYTACRQERIKEYESLFLISNEETHKQMLMTIGLENLCENPYFSNLRQNMKDLVLVLATVAASVPVFGCFGFYSSESRQTNETDHQGLPQEIARHCMIQARLLAYRTEDHKTGVGAIIWAEEKSRSCDGTGAMYFVGCGYNAFPVGSEYADFPHMDDKQKDREIRKFRYIIHAEQNALTFSACRCREIKPDERSMIFVTKCPCDECVPLIKGAGIKQIYAGDVDAGKKKADISYMKFGELEGVSKFTWQLNPLHTNALEFRDPTARENGVQKTKSLDDQQHQNKKLCLGHY; the protein is encoded by the exons ATGAGCGCGGCGAGCACGCAGACGGACAGCATGGCCG GTCAAATGCCAAGACTTTCTAAGGTCAATCTTTTTACTTTGTTCAGTCTCTGGATGGAGCTCTTTCCCTCATctgagcaacagaaaaaatCACAG GTAAAGAAGAGTGGTCTAGTTGTGGTGAAAAACATGAAGATTATCGGTCTTCATTGTTCCAGTTCAGACTTGCATGCTGGCCAGATTGCACTCATTAAACACGGATCAAGACTTAAAAACTgtgatctttatttttccagaaaaccaTGTTCaacttgtttaaaaatgatTGTAAACG CTGGGGTGAACAGGATTTCTTACTGGCCTGCAGATCCTGAAATCAGCTTGCAGAATGAGGCATCCAATCCCATGACTTCTGATGATGCAAAGCTAGATGCCAAAGCAGTAGAAAGACTGAAGTCAAACAGTCGTGCTCGCGTGTGTGTGTTGCTTCAGCCCTTGGTGTGCTATATGGTGCAATTTGTTGAAGAAACTTCCACCAAGTTTGACTTTAttcaaaaaatagcaaaatctcAGCCTGACTCGAATACTGACTTTTATACTGCATGTAGACAAGAGAGAATAAAAGAGTATGAAAGTTTATTCCtaatttcaaatgaagaaacGCACAAGCAAATGTTGATGACAATAGGACTGGAGAACCTCTGTGAAAATCCATACTTCAGCAACCTTAGGCAAAATATGAAAGATCTTGTCTTGGTCTTGGCGACAGTGGCTGCCAGTGTCCCTGTCTTTGGATGCTTTGGATTTTACAGCAGTGAATCACGGCAAACAAATGAAACAGACCATCAGGGTTTGCCCCAAGAAATTGCAAGGCACTGTATGATACAAGCCCGACTACTTGCCTACCGGACAG AGGATCATAAAACAGGAGTTGGAGCTATTATTtgggcagaagaaaaatca AGAAGCTGCGATGGAACAGGAGCAATGTATTTTGTAGGCTGCGGTTACAACGCCTTTCCTGTTGGATCCGAATATGCTGATTTTCCACACATGGATGATAAACAAAAAGATCGGGAAATCAGAAAGTTCAGATACATTATACATGCGGAGCAGAATGCCTTGACATTCAG tGCTTGTAGGTGTCGAGAAATAAAGCCAGATGAGAGAAGCATGATATTTGTGACAAAATGTCCGTGTGATGAATGTGTCCCTTTAATCAAAGGAGCTGGTATCAAACAGATCTATGCAGGCGATGTTGatgctggaaaaaagaaagcagacatATCCTATATGAAGTTTGGTGAACTAGAGGGTGTAAGCAAATTTACA TGGCAACTAAATCCATTGCACACTAATGCCCTTGAATTCCGGGACCccacagccagggaaa atggggtccagaaaacaaaatcactaGATGACCAGCAGCACCAAAACAAGAAACTGTGTCTTGGTCACTATTGA